A single Kribbella aluminosa DNA region contains:
- a CDS encoding Dabb family protein, whose product MSSADLIERHSVHFAVYRYKEGTPIDEIESALEDVCRLGDQVAGIRLVSWGSNSSPHACGYTHAMTIVGDDMDAVREFRELARNHPISQLLSDSEETGVGADYDYPRVEGT is encoded by the coding sequence ATGAGTTCAGCCGACCTGATCGAGCGCCACTCGGTGCACTTCGCGGTCTATCGGTACAAGGAGGGCACGCCGATCGACGAGATCGAATCTGCTCTCGAAGACGTCTGCCGGCTGGGTGACCAGGTGGCGGGTATCCGCCTGGTGAGCTGGGGAAGCAACTCCTCGCCGCACGCGTGTGGCTACACCCACGCGATGACCATCGTCGGCGACGATATGGACGCGGTCCGTGAGTTCCGGGAGCTGGCACGGAATCATCCGATAAGTCAGTTGCTCTCGGACTCGGAGGAGACGGGGGTAGGTGCCGACTACGACTATCCGCGCGTCGAGGGCACCTGA
- a CDS encoding aldehyde dehydrogenase, with protein sequence MSCLGTRQAWARKGLSMDLRHEGPLPFRHPDKFYVGGSWIPTTTGGHFDVVDPTTEHVAYRAPAAGPAEVDLAIAAARAAFDDGPWPKMEPGERAEYLRAIAAGVRRRTDDLAALWSRETGAVHSEAVAALATPPEIYEFYADLAESFPFVEHFPDGDDAGIRLLRLLVREPVGVVGAIVPWNGTTPMIAMKAAPALLAGCTLVVKCSPEAPGAGQIMAEIAEDVGLPPGVWNAITADREESELLVRDSRVDKVTFTGSTTAGRRIGSICGQRIARCTLELGGKSAAVVLNDYDAAAVARVLANTWHWAGQVCAALTRVVVTRSRHDEIVNALHGEFTGVTIGDPFDVATQMGPLSIARQRDRVEGYIRTGIDEGAMLVTGGNRPAGLERGYFIEPTLFANVDNASTIAQQEIFGPVLAVIPADSEEQAVALANQSAYGLNASIFTNDTDRALEVARRLRSGSVGHNGFRTDWTIAFGGFKDSGIGRECGREGVYPFLEPKTVVLEGK encoded by the coding sequence ATGTCTTGCCTCGGGACCCGACAGGCCTGGGCGCGAAAGGGACTGAGCATGGATCTGAGACACGAAGGACCTCTGCCTTTCCGGCACCCGGACAAGTTCTACGTCGGTGGCAGCTGGATCCCTACGACGACCGGAGGTCACTTCGACGTGGTCGACCCGACCACCGAACATGTGGCATACCGGGCGCCGGCCGCCGGACCGGCTGAGGTCGACCTCGCGATCGCGGCGGCGCGCGCTGCCTTCGATGACGGCCCCTGGCCGAAGATGGAGCCTGGTGAGCGCGCGGAGTATCTGCGAGCCATCGCGGCCGGGGTACGCCGACGCACCGATGACCTGGCCGCCCTCTGGTCACGCGAGACTGGCGCGGTACACAGCGAGGCGGTGGCGGCGTTGGCCACACCTCCGGAGATCTACGAGTTCTACGCAGACCTGGCCGAGTCGTTCCCGTTCGTCGAACACTTCCCCGACGGGGACGATGCCGGCATTCGGCTGCTGCGGCTGCTGGTCCGCGAGCCGGTCGGCGTCGTCGGGGCGATCGTCCCGTGGAACGGTACGACGCCCATGATCGCCATGAAGGCGGCGCCGGCACTGCTGGCCGGCTGCACCCTGGTGGTCAAGTGCTCGCCCGAGGCCCCAGGGGCAGGGCAGATCATGGCCGAGATCGCCGAGGACGTGGGCCTGCCGCCGGGGGTGTGGAACGCGATCACTGCTGACCGGGAGGAATCCGAGTTGCTCGTTCGCGACAGCCGGGTCGACAAGGTCACCTTCACCGGATCCACGACTGCCGGGCGCCGCATCGGCTCGATCTGTGGCCAGCGCATTGCCCGTTGCACCCTGGAACTGGGGGGAAAATCGGCTGCCGTCGTGCTCAACGACTACGATGCCGCGGCCGTGGCCCGGGTGCTGGCCAACACGTGGCACTGGGCCGGCCAGGTCTGCGCGGCGCTCACCCGCGTTGTCGTCACCAGGAGTCGTCACGACGAGATTGTGAACGCGCTGCACGGCGAGTTCACCGGGGTCACGATCGGCGATCCGTTCGATGTCGCGACGCAGATGGGACCGCTCTCCATCGCCCGGCAGCGAGACAGGGTCGAGGGATACATCCGGACCGGGATCGACGAGGGCGCGATGCTGGTCACCGGTGGCAATCGACCAGCGGGTCTCGAGCGTGGCTACTTCATCGAACCCACGCTCTTCGCCAACGTCGACAACGCATCGACCATTGCACAGCAGGAGATCTTCGGCCCCGTGCTCGCTGTCATTCCCGCGGACTCCGAAGAGCAAGCTGTCGCGCTCGCAAATCAGTCGGCCTACGGTCTGAACGCCTCGATCTTCACCAACGATACGGACCGCGCTCTCGAGGTCGCGCGGCGGCTGCGGTCGGGCAGCGTCGGGCATAACGGTTTCCGAACGGACTGGACGATTGCGTTCGGCGGGTTCAAGGACTCTGGGATCGGACGTGAGTGCGGTCGCGAGGGCGTGTACCCGTTCCTGGAGCCGAAGACCGTCGTCCTCGAGGGAAAGTAG
- a CDS encoding Gfo/Idh/MocA family protein — protein sequence MAVVGLGSFGLTFVPLYSKHPDVARVILCDPDEKRLGQVARAFGIYDTRASLDEVLADPDIDAVHLVTPMQIHAEQSVAVLDAGKHCACAVPAAVSLDELHGLVAAEARSGCNYMMMETAVYTQEFLHARGLLDSGDLGRIQFLRGAHYSDYEAWPPWKWYPPMSYATHAVAPLLQLADAEAVSVRCLGSGVMPKSLAGPTGNPFPVETAIFELEGGLAAEVTRSIFRMTRQVQESFSVYGEHASFEWQQIAGESPVVFRLADPEAENEAFVLQRQSFGAMLGIDTEALDELVPVSRFPSVTFEHATLGPTDTDLPEALRGAAGHGGAESHLVNEFVRSIVEGRPSSVRAAVAAAWTAPGLCAHESALRGGQPMAIPQFRHDSLA from the coding sequence GTGGCTGTCGTCGGTCTGGGATCGTTCGGACTGACTTTCGTGCCGCTCTACAGCAAGCACCCCGATGTCGCGAGGGTCATACTTTGCGATCCCGATGAGAAGCGTCTGGGACAGGTTGCGCGCGCGTTCGGCATCTACGATACGCGCGCCAGCCTTGATGAGGTCTTGGCGGATCCGGACATCGATGCCGTCCATCTGGTGACGCCCATGCAAATTCACGCTGAGCAATCGGTCGCTGTGCTCGACGCCGGGAAGCACTGCGCCTGCGCGGTCCCCGCGGCTGTCTCGCTCGACGAGTTGCACGGCTTGGTGGCCGCTGAGGCGCGCTCCGGGTGTAACTACATGATGATGGAGACGGCGGTCTACACCCAAGAATTCCTCCACGCCCGGGGCCTCTTGGACTCCGGGGATCTGGGGCGGATTCAGTTCTTGCGTGGGGCGCACTACTCCGACTACGAGGCGTGGCCACCCTGGAAGTGGTACCCGCCAATGTCGTACGCAACGCACGCGGTGGCCCCGCTACTCCAACTCGCGGACGCCGAGGCTGTCTCCGTCCGATGTCTCGGGTCAGGGGTCATGCCCAAGTCCCTGGCAGGCCCGACTGGGAATCCCTTTCCTGTTGAGACGGCCATCTTCGAGTTGGAGGGCGGGCTGGCGGCCGAAGTCACCAGGTCCATCTTCCGGATGACGCGCCAGGTGCAGGAATCCTTCAGTGTTTATGGCGAGCACGCCTCATTCGAGTGGCAGCAGATCGCGGGGGAGTCTCCGGTGGTTTTCAGGCTCGCCGATCCCGAGGCTGAGAATGAGGCCTTCGTGCTTCAGAGGCAATCCTTCGGAGCCATGCTCGGCATCGACACCGAGGCTCTGGACGAGCTCGTGCCCGTATCGAGGTTTCCCTCGGTCACTTTTGAACACGCAACTCTCGGGCCGACCGACACCGATCTACCCGAGGCGCTGCGCGGCGCCGCCGGACACGGCGGCGCCGAGTCGCACCTCGTCAACGAGTTTGTCCGCAGCATCGTCGAGGGCCGGCCTAGCTCAGTGCGGGCAGCAGTGGCGGCTGCGTGGACGGCCCCCGGCCTGTGCGCGCACGAGTCGGCTCTCCGAGGCGGCCAGCCGATGGCCATTCCCCAGTTCCGCCACGACAGCCTCGCCTGA
- a CDS encoding cupin domain-containing protein has translation MTKDAMDSRLRRAGEHLTETMPWGRLEWSVSAHLGNSETMTIGTCFINRGSQNGRHFHPNCDEVLRVVRGRIIQSLDGTELEMNAGDVVSIPSGVVHHARNIGAEQAELAITFSSAYRETVDVDGKH, from the coding sequence GTGACCAAGGACGCCATGGATTCGCGCTTGCGGCGGGCCGGTGAGCACCTGACGGAGACGATGCCGTGGGGCCGGCTGGAATGGTCGGTGTCGGCACATCTGGGGAACTCCGAGACGATGACGATCGGAACGTGCTTCATCAATCGCGGGAGTCAGAACGGGCGCCACTTCCACCCGAACTGCGACGAAGTGCTGCGAGTGGTCCGTGGACGGATCATCCAGTCCTTGGACGGCACCGAGCTCGAGATGAACGCGGGCGACGTCGTCTCGATCCCGAGTGGAGTGGTTCACCATGCCCGCAACATCGGGGCCGAGCAGGCTGAGCTGGCGATCACCTTCTCCAGCGCCTACCGCGAGACCGTCGACGTCGACGGGAAGCACTAG
- a CDS encoding alpha/beta hydrolase, translated as MSAHRTMQVPSGELTVHVWNPAQSPRALVLLAHGYAEHAGRYEHVAQWLTDSGAMVVAPDHRGHGLSPGERGLMRDLDEYAEDLSVVGTTMAAEHEGLPTALIGHSMGGNIAIRFMQLGHGHDLRALVLSAPVAGGNPEVFALANHDPIPNVPVDPAVLSRDSDVGRAFRADPLVYHGPYLRETLTAYRTNVARIAASGSLGEVPTLWVHGELDSLAPLDRTRAALEKIRGPRFEEVVYAHARHEIFNEINAFEVLGDVVSFVTRCVTPT; from the coding sequence ATGTCGGCACACCGCACCATGCAGGTTCCCTCGGGTGAGTTGACCGTGCACGTGTGGAACCCCGCGCAGAGCCCTAGGGCTCTGGTACTGCTCGCTCACGGCTATGCCGAGCACGCGGGACGGTATGAACACGTCGCCCAATGGCTGACGGACTCCGGGGCGATGGTCGTAGCGCCCGACCACCGGGGACACGGCCTGTCTCCTGGCGAGCGCGGTCTCATGCGCGATCTGGACGAGTACGCAGAAGATCTCAGCGTCGTGGGCACCACGATGGCAGCGGAACACGAAGGTCTCCCGACCGCGCTGATCGGTCACTCGATGGGCGGGAACATTGCGATCCGATTCATGCAGCTCGGCCACGGACACGACCTTCGCGCCTTGGTGCTGTCGGCACCGGTCGCAGGCGGCAACCCAGAGGTCTTCGCCTTGGCGAACCACGACCCGATCCCGAACGTGCCGGTCGACCCGGCCGTGCTGTCACGAGACAGCGACGTGGGCCGGGCGTTCAGAGCCGATCCGCTCGTGTACCACGGTCCCTACCTGCGGGAGACGTTGACGGCGTACCGGACAAATGTGGCTCGGATCGCCGCCTCAGGCTCTCTGGGCGAGGTGCCGACACTCTGGGTCCATGGCGAACTCGATTCTCTGGCGCCGCTCGACCGCACCCGCGCCGCTCTCGAGAAGATCCGCGGCCCACGCTTCGAGGAAGTCGTCTACGCCCACGCCCGGCACGAGATCTTCAACGAGATCAACGCATTCGAGGTCCTGGGCGACGTCGTGTCCTTCGTGACAAGGTGCGTGACGCCGACATGA
- a CDS encoding antibiotic biosynthesis monooxygenase family protein has product MNAEHEIQTGEQASPVYELTEFVVPKGRELEFEHVMRTARTVIARCAGLISIEYWRGVERRNVYTLLLKWRSMDAHLEEWRNSPHYPEWSALVVPFIVEPPRDEHFVPCGVAFPCDPESV; this is encoded by the coding sequence ATGAACGCCGAGCACGAGATCCAGACCGGCGAGCAAGCGAGCCCCGTGTACGAGCTGACCGAGTTCGTGGTCCCCAAGGGCCGTGAACTGGAGTTCGAGCACGTGATGCGGACGGCGCGGACGGTCATCGCGCGTTGTGCGGGCCTCATCTCGATCGAGTACTGGCGCGGCGTCGAAAGACGCAACGTGTACACCCTGCTGCTCAAGTGGCGCTCGATGGACGCACACCTCGAGGAGTGGCGGAACTCCCCACACTATCCAGAGTGGAGCGCTCTCGTCGTTCCGTTCATCGTCGAGCCGCCACGCGATGAGCATTTCGTCCCTTGCGGGGTCGCCTTTCCGTGTGACCCGGAATCGGTGTGA
- a CDS encoding IclR family transcriptional regulator yields MGSVLERFEVTEGVVSSVAKAARLLRALARSSGEAGVTELAVAAGLPKSTAHRVLAELIQEEMVAHNGSRYRLGAGWYALQMSRSTSMWGDLLDIARRPLEDVFEATGANVHLAVLEAGQVLYLEKLTARGGTRIPTRVGARMPATCTAIGKALLAFSDVSVVRSVLSHDLPRPSARSIVAPRLLLDQLAEVRRAGYSQDLEEAQPGLFCVAAPVVLEGRSVAAVSLARIGSSAHLMSDRNHVRRAAVQIANALSAPY; encoded by the coding sequence GTGGGATCTGTACTGGAGAGATTCGAAGTCACTGAAGGCGTAGTGTCGTCCGTCGCCAAAGCTGCGCGGCTACTGCGAGCACTGGCGCGCAGCAGCGGCGAAGCCGGTGTCACGGAGTTGGCGGTTGCCGCGGGCTTGCCCAAGAGCACCGCACACCGGGTGCTCGCCGAGCTGATCCAGGAGGAAATGGTTGCCCACAATGGATCGCGGTATCGCCTCGGAGCCGGCTGGTACGCGCTGCAGATGAGTCGGAGCACGTCAATGTGGGGAGACCTCCTGGACATCGCGAGACGTCCTCTGGAGGACGTGTTCGAGGCAACGGGGGCAAACGTGCACCTGGCTGTCCTGGAGGCGGGCCAGGTCCTCTATTTGGAGAAGCTCACGGCCCGCGGAGGAACACGGATTCCGACTCGAGTCGGCGCTCGGATGCCGGCGACGTGCACGGCCATCGGCAAGGCGCTCCTCGCGTTCAGCGACGTTTCCGTGGTCCGTTCCGTTCTCTCGCATGACCTTCCGCGCCCGTCGGCACGGTCCATCGTCGCCCCGCGACTCCTGCTGGACCAGCTCGCGGAGGTCCGTCGCGCCGGATACTCACAAGACCTGGAGGAGGCGCAACCCGGGCTGTTCTGCGTGGCGGCGCCAGTCGTTTTGGAGGGCCGCTCTGTTGCGGCCGTGTCGCTGGCGCGGATCGGCTCGAGTGCCCACCTGATGTCCGATCGGAACCACGTGCGTCGCGCGGCGGTGCAGATTGCGAACGCTCTGTCGGCGCCCTATTGA
- a CDS encoding VOC family protein, giving the protein MYRIERLGYVTIEVADLEQAIDFYARVVRLEVTERRAGVAFMSGGADHHWLRLEEGPNPGVTRIAYQAVDRTSYEAIAADLATAGTDFIRGGDFKVDRVEEWIRFRDPAGIEWEIFTKMAELAVPIAPNGIALDKMLHTLWVVPNYDDETAFCREVLGFEVSDQVEESVEFLRCANGYHHSLGFARGAPGLSAPTFSHFCVLVGSLDEVMRFRHNAVSLGMKLELDILRHPTSGSMGVYVIEPWLGFSIEFSTDHAVIDDATHLPRRFVMGKGALDVWKEPLPPPRVDSKASFTEKLDPASAL; this is encoded by the coding sequence ATGTATCGGATCGAACGCCTCGGATACGTCACGATCGAGGTTGCGGACCTGGAGCAGGCGATCGACTTCTATGCACGGGTCGTTCGCCTCGAGGTAACCGAGCGCCGCGCGGGTGTCGCCTTTATGAGCGGAGGCGCGGACCACCACTGGCTGCGTCTGGAGGAGGGACCCAATCCAGGTGTCACCCGGATTGCCTACCAGGCAGTCGATCGAACCTCGTACGAAGCCATTGCCGCGGATCTGGCCACCGCAGGGACCGACTTCATTCGCGGCGGTGACTTCAAGGTTGACCGTGTCGAGGAATGGATCCGGTTCCGTGACCCGGCCGGCATCGAGTGGGAGATCTTCACGAAGATGGCCGAGCTCGCTGTGCCCATTGCCCCGAACGGAATCGCTCTGGACAAGATGTTGCACACCCTCTGGGTGGTGCCGAACTATGACGACGAGACCGCCTTCTGCCGCGAGGTTCTCGGCTTCGAGGTGTCGGACCAAGTTGAGGAATCGGTGGAGTTCCTACGGTGCGCGAACGGCTATCATCACTCGCTCGGCTTCGCCCGCGGAGCGCCCGGCCTCAGTGCGCCGACGTTCTCGCACTTCTGCGTGCTGGTCGGCTCCCTGGACGAAGTCATGCGATTCCGGCACAACGCTGTGTCACTCGGCATGAAACTCGAGTTGGACATCCTCCGCCACCCCACGTCGGGCTCGATGGGGGTTTACGTGATCGAGCCGTGGCTGGGCTTCTCGATCGAGTTTTCCACGGACCACGCGGTGATCGACGACGCGACGCACCTTCCTCGGCGTTTCGTGATGGGCAAGGGTGCGCTGGACGTCTGGAAGGAGCCCCTTCCCCCGCCGCGGGTGGACTCCAAGGCGTCGTTCACCGAGAAGCTGGACCCGGCGTCCGCGTTGTGA
- a CDS encoding MaoC family dehydratase, whose amino-acid sequence MYGPLSVTDFVVYQGASGDLASIHHDTEVARAAGYDKPFAPGMYPAGLLASWATSWLGARNLRRYKVRFAQMVWPGDTLTCSGTIVRAEARDRDSLIELELEARAGDEIVLKGWATFVVPASDLS is encoded by the coding sequence GTGTACGGACCTCTCAGCGTGACGGACTTCGTCGTCTACCAGGGCGCCTCCGGTGACCTGGCATCCATCCACCACGACACCGAAGTGGCTCGCGCGGCGGGCTACGACAAGCCCTTCGCCCCTGGGATGTATCCGGCCGGCCTACTCGCGTCCTGGGCCACGTCGTGGCTCGGAGCCAGGAACCTCCGCAGGTACAAGGTCCGCTTCGCACAGATGGTGTGGCCGGGTGACACGCTCACCTGCAGCGGCACGATCGTCCGCGCCGAGGCACGGGACCGCGACTCGCTCATCGAGCTGGAACTGGAGGCTCGCGCCGGCGACGAGATCGTACTGAAGGGCTGGGCGACCTTCGTCGTACCGGCATCCGACCTGTCCTGA
- a CDS encoding FAS1-like dehydratase domain-containing protein, with translation MDRSAVVIGKTGQDFVLPIERGKLREFVHAVAERSIDTDDATAVIPPTFLATAMWWQGPEANPLHDAGLDSSRMLHVEVEYVFPNGAPQVGATLTGSARISETWEKEGKRAGPMTFVAVTTDFRNEDGDMVAQSIWTEAHISRPATAQ, from the coding sequence ATGGATCGCTCCGCTGTCGTCATCGGCAAGACCGGGCAGGACTTCGTGCTTCCGATCGAGCGTGGGAAGCTGCGGGAATTCGTTCACGCGGTCGCGGAGAGGTCGATCGACACCGACGATGCGACCGCGGTCATTCCTCCCACGTTTCTCGCCACCGCCATGTGGTGGCAAGGCCCCGAGGCGAACCCGTTGCACGACGCCGGGCTCGACTCGTCACGGATGCTCCACGTGGAGGTGGAGTACGTCTTCCCGAACGGAGCTCCACAGGTCGGCGCCACCCTGACAGGTTCAGCCCGAATCTCCGAAACGTGGGAGAAGGAGGGCAAGCGCGCCGGGCCGATGACCTTCGTCGCGGTCACCACCGACTTCCGGAACGAGGATGGAGACATGGTTGCTCAGAGCATCTGGACCGAGGCCCACATCTCACGTCCGGCGACAGCACAGTGA
- a CDS encoding amidohydrolase family protein, with translation MTGKKPRSQPSARQNAAWRSALELRSASPVSNLDDVPQTNPVVDLHAHFMPADLPDLAAETGDDRWPVLFADPDALTGAVMQGPKTFRVVRRPCWDTAARLSEMDALGVDIQVISPIPVALTYWAEPQLALRYARHLNDWLARTVAEGNGRLRGLGTVPLQDPAAAVPELKRCIDELGLAGLELGTIVGPTELDAREMRPFFAAAEERQVPLFIHPMDTRCVSRAASVDLSFGIGMLTDTAVAASALVFGGVLEDFPGLRICLSHGGGALPWMWPRLKFGRSLSQPGLEARWDELVARFYVDSLVFDPRHLDLLRARFGIGHIVAGSDYPFLPNGPRPQLILEQATQLGLVADDELRGVSGGNALVFLGDRSGQSE, from the coding sequence ATGACCGGAAAGAAACCTCGGTCCCAGCCTTCCGCGAGGCAGAACGCCGCCTGGCGATCAGCGCTCGAACTGCGCTCTGCTTCTCCTGTGTCCAATCTCGACGACGTTCCTCAGACGAACCCGGTGGTTGATCTCCATGCCCATTTCATGCCGGCGGACCTCCCAGACCTGGCTGCCGAAACCGGCGACGATCGATGGCCCGTGCTGTTCGCCGATCCTGACGCCTTGACCGGAGCCGTGATGCAGGGCCCCAAGACGTTCCGGGTCGTGCGGCGGCCGTGTTGGGACACGGCCGCCCGGCTGAGTGAAATGGATGCACTGGGCGTGGACATCCAGGTGATCTCACCGATTCCGGTGGCGCTCACGTACTGGGCCGAGCCGCAGCTGGCGCTGCGCTATGCCCGGCACCTGAACGACTGGCTGGCGCGAACGGTTGCCGAGGGCAATGGCCGGCTGCGAGGTCTCGGCACGGTGCCGCTCCAGGACCCGGCGGCGGCGGTCCCTGAGCTGAAGCGATGCATCGACGAGCTCGGGTTGGCCGGGTTGGAGCTGGGCACCATCGTGGGGCCGACCGAACTGGATGCACGGGAGATGCGCCCGTTCTTTGCCGCCGCGGAGGAGCGGCAGGTGCCGCTGTTCATCCACCCGATGGACACCAGATGCGTGAGCAGGGCTGCATCGGTCGACTTGTCGTTCGGAATCGGGATGCTCACCGACACGGCAGTGGCGGCCAGCGCGCTGGTCTTTGGCGGCGTTCTCGAGGACTTCCCAGGGCTGCGGATCTGCCTGTCGCACGGCGGGGGAGCCCTCCCCTGGATGTGGCCTCGGCTGAAGTTCGGCCGCTCGCTCAGCCAGCCCGGTCTCGAGGCCCGCTGGGACGAACTCGTCGCGCGCTTCTACGTCGACTCTCTCGTCTTCGACCCGCGACATCTGGACCTGCTCAGGGCACGGTTCGGGATCGGCCACATCGTGGCCGGGTCGGACTACCCGTTCCTGCCGAATGGGCCCCGCCCGCAGCTGATCCTCGAACAGGCGACGCAGCTCGGCCTCGTCGCCGACGACGAGCTCCGGGGTGTCAGTGGTGGCAACGCGTTGGTCTTCCTCGGCGACCGAAGCGGCCAGTCGGAGTGA
- a CDS encoding RraA family protein — protein MDEIKKDLLRLGVATLYEAAGRRGLMAGAELLVGVPFAGQAHTAEIPAGDNLGLHNGLRAPERTGDIYCVASAGKGRYGVIGELLVEQLRAGAWQAIVLDDAIRDIDLLEAPPSVAARGICSRGTVKRRAGRVNVDISLGGILVRPGDWVVGDRDGVVVIPEGRVLNVLAAAETRLAKETRIAELVRTGATVLAANLTATEELAASS, from the coding sequence ATGGACGAGATCAAGAAGGACCTGCTGCGGCTGGGCGTCGCAACGCTGTACGAGGCTGCTGGACGCCGCGGACTGATGGCCGGGGCGGAGCTCCTCGTCGGAGTGCCCTTCGCGGGGCAAGCACACACGGCTGAGATTCCCGCCGGGGACAACCTCGGACTTCATAACGGGCTCAGGGCCCCAGAGCGAACCGGCGACATCTATTGCGTCGCCAGTGCCGGGAAGGGCCGCTACGGCGTCATCGGGGAACTGCTCGTCGAGCAGTTGCGCGCCGGGGCGTGGCAGGCGATCGTGCTCGACGACGCAATCCGTGACATCGATCTGCTGGAGGCACCGCCATCGGTCGCCGCCCGCGGGATCTGCTCACGCGGCACTGTCAAGCGCCGCGCCGGCAGAGTCAATGTGGACATCAGCCTCGGTGGCATTCTCGTACGACCGGGCGACTGGGTGGTCGGCGACCGCGACGGCGTCGTCGTCATTCCCGAGGGTCGCGTCCTCAACGTCCTGGCAGCAGCCGAAACCAGGCTCGCCAAGGAAACGAGGATCGCTGAGCTGGTCAGGACGGGTGCGACCGTGCTGGCGGCGAACCTCACCGCGACCGAGGAGCTCGCGGCGTCCAGCTAG
- a CDS encoding SDR family NAD(P)-dependent oxidoreductase produces the protein MSTGIVIGAGDVAASTVVRLQDSVQRVIALDLSVDALTRLPGSGTSRLVQVLGDINDEAARAAVVRAAQGADDSINWVLLTAGVGARGALETLTPARVQTTFATNVVSPVLLLQALLRDCAWASGARIVGLGSISARRPLPERTVYGATKAALEAFLVSLGVELAPRQIIVNVVSAGVIDSAFIAAARDDLHDWAQARVPAARLGRVDEVADLIAYLIKDAPSYLCAARVVLDGGAEALA, from the coding sequence ATGAGCACCGGCATCGTCATCGGCGCTGGTGACGTCGCGGCCTCGACTGTGGTCCGACTTCAGGACTCGGTCCAGCGGGTCATCGCCCTCGACCTGTCTGTCGATGCCCTCACCCGGCTTCCCGGATCCGGCACGAGCCGGCTTGTCCAGGTACTGGGAGACATCAACGACGAGGCCGCCCGTGCCGCCGTCGTGCGAGCCGCCCAGGGGGCGGATGACTCGATCAACTGGGTTCTGCTGACCGCAGGTGTGGGAGCCCGGGGGGCCCTGGAAACCTTGACGCCGGCACGGGTACAGACGACCTTCGCCACCAACGTGGTGTCCCCCGTCCTGCTGCTGCAGGCCCTCCTCCGCGACTGCGCCTGGGCCTCCGGCGCGCGCATCGTGGGTCTCGGTTCCATCTCCGCCCGCCGACCGCTCCCCGAACGAACGGTCTACGGCGCTACCAAGGCGGCCCTTGAGGCCTTTCTCGTTTCCCTGGGCGTAGAGCTCGCTCCGCGCCAGATCATCGTGAATGTCGTTTCGGCCGGGGTGATCGACAGCGCCTTCATCGCCGCTGCCCGCGACGACCTCCACGACTGGGCACAAGCACGAGTGCCCGCGGCGCGACTCGGCCGCGTTGACGAGGTCGCCGACCTCATCGCGTACCTCATCAAGGACGCCCCCTCGTACCTTTGCGCGGCACGCGTGGTGCTCGACGGCGGCGCCGAGGCGCTCGCATGA
- a CDS encoding DUF6282 family protein: MLSWDLHVHPGSAAEGRWGDGGEVREAARRAGVKGLVWKSHGGSTAAFTSELAPGSPWVIPSIVLNPSVSPADVHAAIERGVRWIWGPSRRADGSLGWELPLPRSWKEIAEMLCDLAEPVVLATSHLEHTGRHEFASFCSTAPAILCTVTHSLYLSDSEVTSLAGKGAVFEVDLYTLTRTVRDVPLAPLAPRADLLHSLGSTIYLTSDAGQAAVGNPYVFVREELDRLRVSLGNRLERLASSGPERVARHIWVDPDDTAIAPDSQ, from the coding sequence ATGCTCAGTTGGGATCTGCACGTACACCCTGGGTCGGCCGCCGAGGGACGGTGGGGCGATGGCGGCGAGGTGCGTGAAGCCGCGCGCCGAGCCGGGGTCAAGGGCCTGGTCTGGAAATCCCATGGAGGCTCCACGGCGGCGTTCACCAGTGAGCTGGCTCCCGGCTCTCCCTGGGTCATCCCGTCGATCGTCCTGAACCCGAGCGTGTCCCCCGCGGACGTGCACGCGGCGATCGAGCGCGGTGTGCGCTGGATCTGGGGTCCGTCCCGCCGCGCGGACGGTTCGCTCGGATGGGAACTGCCCCTCCCCCGATCATGGAAGGAGATCGCCGAAATGTTGTGTGATCTCGCGGAACCGGTCGTGCTCGCCACCTCGCACCTCGAACACACGGGCCGGCACGAGTTCGCTTCGTTCTGCTCCACCGCTCCGGCAATCCTGTGCACCGTCACGCACAGCCTGTACCTCTCCGACAGCGAGGTCACGTCTTTGGCCGGCAAAGGAGCGGTGTTCGAGGTCGATCTCTACACGCTGACACGAACCGTGCGCGACGTCCCGCTGGCTCCGTTGGCCCCGCGCGCCGACCTGCTGCACTCCCTGGGCTCCACGATCTACCTGACCTCGGACGCCGGGCAGGCAGCCGTGGGCAACCCCTATGTCTTCGTGCGCGAGGAGCTGGACAGACTGCGGGTGTCGCTCGGAAACCGCCTGGAACGGCTCGCCTCCTCGGGCCCCGAACGCGTGGCCCGGCACATCTGGGTCGACCCCGACGACACTGCCATCGCACCGGACTCGCAATGA